Below is a genomic region from Henckelia pumila isolate YLH828 chromosome 3, ASM3356847v2, whole genome shotgun sequence.
gtaaacaatgttttccatcttctatttgtaatccttaataatttatttttgttttaaacaattgtgctttcttttcagaaagtataatttcatctttatgacaaatatctaatactatcatgaggtctttataatgttgatctagtgtttttgaataaattaatatgtcatctatataaacacaacaaaaatctacatatgatttaaaagattcatccatatatctttgaaagatacctggttCTTGTTTAAGTctgaaaggtaatacagtccattgatactgtccttttggacaactgaatgatgtaagtaattgtgtttgcgATTTTAGCTGAATTTgtcagaatcctgatttacaatctaaactagagaaatatttcattcctcctatataagatagtagatcattcttgtttgggatgtaatatccatccataattgttgcattattcatttttcgataatcaattaccattcttttcttatcagtgtctttcttactgacataaaagactggtgaagagtgtggactattgcttgggatgattatcttaagttttagtaattcttgaacctcttttcgaatatttttacatcatccatgttgcatcttcttggtgcttcacggattgtgatattagggtctttaagttttattgaagcaatgaattgttttcttttcttaattttgtcctgaggattttcagaacaaatatcatgaaatttcttcatgatttctttttcatgattaattgttaaaatattctctatttttagttctatttgatttgtatttcgtttatgaaaattctttgtaaatccttcattttctacacgaaatgctgttcgtattttaggaatataaatcattgatgatcctttgtttaaagttatgtaattttcaaattgtgtaaaggaaagatattctcttaaaaagttatttcctattataatgtccattcctgattctatttgatatataatgggtattacaaattttgtttcttctatttctatttttaatttttctgctactgtattaagcatgattatcgatccatctcctattcgaacttttaatcctttgtcgcatttcttccaataatgagtTGGGAGTATGTGTTTACTTGCTagacacatacttgctcctgtatcaacataagcatgtatatgatatggtttatgttctttgattttaatttgaatttttatataaatactatttggatttgttttggTTTTAGTATCCATTATCTcaccttttttttttactgATTTATTAGGATTTTTAATAGATAAGGGTAGAATTggtatttttaaacaaaattttctctctccagggagtagaaaataatttttaatgggtTAGGTATTAAAATGTAAGATAAAAATAGGTTTGGGTATGAATTTATAATTTACCCTTAAAATAACtgatattaataatttattatttactatAATTGTTAAAATATTGGCATGAAATTAATTTCCCAAGAACAGAAATCCAAACACTATTATAGTTTTTATTATATGTTTTTGTATATAAATCGATGAAACATAAAAtgacaaaataataaacatcCGATTTCATTTTTCCCTTGATTAGTGAAGTTCTTGAAAATGTTTATGCAAAGCTattgataaaaaattttaatttattttcttcgcTTTGTTGGGTGAATTCTCTAATAGCTTTTGATGTACAACCACCAAAATTTATGTTAAAGACGTCTTTACAagcattaaaaaaaacacaaaacaatACAGTGCATTCTCTAAATAAATTTAAAGCTCCCTAGTAAAGGGCAAGTTGCATACAAGTAGAGCAAATGGTTCAAGTAGTACATAAGTGCATGGGTGAGACTATGCTGCTACCTGGAGAAGAAACTGCAAAACCACTTAGCTATCAATGGCCCTATTGGATGCTCTGATCTTTGAAAGCAAGGAATCACATACAGAGGATTCGACTCCGTGGATCTTCCTCATGCAGTGGACAAACTTCTCAGCTCTAGCTTCATCAAAATTCTCATCAAAATAATCCAGAAAAAGTTTAATTGTTTCCTCTGATAGAACAAATTCCTTCTCCTTCTGTTTCGCTTTATCCATGCCTGTTTCCAGATACTTAAGAGCCAAATCTATCTGTCCCTTTTTTATGCATAGAGTAGCAAACAAGACCACTGTGCTTAAATAACGTTCCATCCCTTTGCTAACCAAATTGTCGTAGAGTGTTGTGGCCTCCTCAATCATGTCCCGTCTGAGGTAAAACTTTAGTAACACATTCGGTAACCTGAAATCATAATGGGAACATCCCATTTCCCACTCCTTAAAAATATTCTCTAGGCTTTCTTGATCCCCGAGTTTGGAAAGAGCTACAAGCATGGAGAGATAACTAGTATTACTTGGGTGCCCATCAGTAGACTTCAAAGACTCCCATGCCCGTTTAACTCCTGATAAATCATTCATCTCACTGTACAACTTCATACGTGTTCGCGAAGCTTCAACTCCAAACCCTTTCACGTGATCATCCTTTTTCTCCATCATTTCAAGAAAATGGTTGGCCTTTTCTAACAACCCACAATTGACATATATGGTAGCTAGATTTCCAAATGTAAACAAACTTAACTCCACGTTATTACTTTTCATTTTCTCGACAACTTCTTCAACAGCATCAAAATTTTTCATAGCAGCATAACtattaatcaataaattataAGTATAAACGTCAATAGCGATATGTTTCTCCTCCATTTCTTCGACTAATGAGATTACCTTTTCGGATTGGTCCATGTTATGGTAGAGCGCAAGCATATTATTGTAATTTAGAGTGGTCGCATAATTCAACACCTTCATTTTCTCAAAGGTCTCTGAAGCCTTATCAAATGCTTTCTCGTTGCAATAACAGCTCAGAATCGCACCAAAGGTTTTCGCAGTTTTTTCTGAGTCTTGGAGGCTATCGAAGTATTTTTCTGCCGAAGCTAAATCTTTTGTCTTGTAGAGGAGGTCGATACGCACAGCTTGATCAGCATTGTTTATTTTGAAATTCGTTTTTTCCATCCAATCAGACAGCTGATGTGAacataataaaaagaaaaatgcaTGTCAGAGCACATCTATAAATTATAAGTCAAACAGTGAAATTGACTCCACAAAGGCAATAAAATTCACTTCAAAGGCACAAAATTTAGGTACAAAGAAGCCTGCTAAATATTTTCTTACGGATAAGTTATTTTGAGTAGTCACAGGGCTAACAGACTAAGTTGAGAAACAGGTCAGATTGTTGATCCATCAGTGAGAGCAACTGTAGAAGAACTAGAGATTGAATAGGGGTGGAAATTCAACCCCCAACAAGTCGGAAAATTTGAGTTCTCCAGAAGGAAAGGGGTACGAGCTCCAATTATTATAAGCTCAATCAGTGTGGTCTGTAAGGATTAATGAGTCTAAAATACTAGAATCCCAATCCATGACAAGGCAAAGTTTTGAGGAGCTATCATAAGTTTGGAGCGACACAAGTTCAGACTATTATGAGCACGGTTTTGAAATGGAACAAGGATGTGAAAGGAAGATAGTTtatctaaataaaaaaaataaaaaaaaagtaaagaGAGAGAAAATGAATACTTATTTGATCCTTCCCTGATTTCAATATTATGATTGGTGATTCAAATAAATGGTACGAATTGAATACAATTACTTTTCAATGAAAGACCAAATCAACttttacaaaaattaaaataacaattattataaactttattattattgttattaacTTATTATCTTTATCATTATTACTAAAATCAAATATGaatataatcaagaacatgGGAATGAGTATTTTCATGTCTCAATCATACAAATCATATGTTTTGGTATAAGTTCGGGATGTTGCATTCTCAACCTATCTTCGCACACCAAGCTGAGAATGGCATGCTCATCTACAACAAGATTGGCATGCAGTTTGGGAACAGAATCAGCATTCCCGGAATTATTCCAAACTCATGATTGATATATATTAGACATGGGAGAACTCAATCTTATGGGAATGGTTGTTtcggttatttttatttttttactaaaAGGTGATTTGGCcatcaaaaataaattcatttcatcAAAAGATTTATGTTGAATTACAAATCATAAGATTGGAAGTAaggaataaatatttcatttgTTTCTCATTCTTTGATAGTAGAAACTTATATGATAGATCATTCCTTTCCCGTCCTCGTTTCATTCCAAATTTGATTTCATGCCCATGCTGTTCCGTTCCAAGCCAAGAAGAAGACATGGCACGAGTCAGGTTGACAATAAGCTTATAGGCCTTGCAGAGAAGAATAATAAATGGCAACCAATAGTAAGACGAACTGACACATATTTCCAAcatgaaacatttataaaagcACACGAGTCATTCATAACACCATTTAGACGAACACTAATGCCACATCACTTTTAAGAAGACCTGCATGGAAGCTTTCGTTGTGTCATTTATTTATTAACGCCGCATATCTGGGGGAGCTTATTCTGATTATGGAAGTGAATGTTTATAGATTTAATGCTATATTTCTCTAACCAGTCCACTATCGACCTAAGTTCACCTAGTCCTAGAGAGAAATGTCTTATATAGACTGGATTAGGAACTGTCTCCATAAAGATACTTTGAGCTACGCGTAGATATTCTTGTCAAGGCTTCTTTTATTGTTATTCAAGGATATAAAGCGAGTCTAGGACCAAGGTGCGGTGCGGCAAAGCCTTTGAGCCTATAAACTTGCTAAGGTGCATTCCTTTGGTAAAGGCTGTGCCTTGGAAGTAAAGAATGCATCTTGCTGCACCTTATAGGTTTTTTAAGGTGCATTTTAATAGGGTTGCAAGGAAAGGATACATAAGCTAAAATTTTCGAGCTTTCTCTACCTCGACTTCTTTGATTCATTGTCAAAGTTCTGAGTCAACACAGCCCATACCTTAATGAAGTCAGCTACAAACATTTGGTTGGACCCAGAAATTTTTCACAGAGGtgaaacaaaatgcaaaataaaCAGACTACTCTCTATCCGCATCTTTTTTTTCTTCAAGAACTTGTCGATACTCACAGTTTCACACgcatttgaaatttgaaaccTTGAGAAATTCGGGATCAACCCTTGACAGAGAAGCGCGCATATAATCCCCATAGGCTAATGCCATCCATTTTTCTAATCATCTACTGGAAATGGGAAAGAAGTACCTGAAGAGCGAGGGGAAACTTTTTGCGATTCCGGCAATAACCGATGAGGTTGACCAAATCGAAGCGCTTGACGGGATTCCCTTCCGTCACCCATTTGTCAAGAACGTCATTGGCGGTGGTTTTGGAGGAAGGAGAGAGCCTGGAAACTCTGTTGAACAGAAGGTTCTTCATCTCCTTCACCGTCTTCGTTGATTCCTTCACCGTACACAACGATCGAGCAAATGCTGGGGATGATTCATGGAGGATTACACCGCTGATTCTACGAGTCGCCATCAAGACCAAGGGCTTTTGACTCCTACCCTACTATTTGCTAGTAACCAAATTATTCATCTCCACTTTAACATACATAATTAATACGTATATTGTATGTAtatcatttatttttcaaaGTGTGAATTTAATATGATATATGATCTTTTGTAATTTCTAGGTTAAGCATACCAAtagattaattaataattaaggtGTTATTgcttaatgtatatatattatagtaTTGACTTGACAAATCATGATTTATTAGACCTTCTATTAATATTATACCTTGAACTAAACTAGTTTTGACAAACAAGATAAACTTGTCTCTAAAGTTTCACATATTTTTAGGGGATTTGTTTTCGACTTTGGTtacttataataaaaattttttttcatttttttaaaatacttttAGGTTCAATTTGAATACAGAAGCTGAAAGTTTAAAAAAATGGTTAAGTTCAACttttttttaagtgtttttattttaaaaggcTGAAGCAATTTTGGTGTTTTAATTGATGTTCAAAAagtatttttattcaaaattttaaatatagttAGAAGTAAAAGCCTAAAAACTAGAAATTCTAACttttaaaatagttttttaaatttttttttataaaatggtTTTGTAACCAAATAGAACAATTTTAagaaaagtgttttttttttaaaaaaaaaaaaaatgttttcatCCTCCAGCTTCTCAATAACGGACTCTCAGTGTTTcatctattatttttattaagattGTTGATGTaagacccaaaaatattaagttattaatgacGGAATTTacgatttaaattccgaataagaaaaaatatgactttaagaatttatggaaattagagatttc
It encodes:
- the LOC140892019 gene encoding pentatricopeptide repeat-containing protein At4g01990, mitochondrial-like, whose amino-acid sequence is MATRRISGVILHESSPAFARSLCTVKESTKTVKEMKNLLFNRVSRLSPSSKTTANDVLDKWVTEGNPVKRFDLVNLIGYCRNRKKFPLALQLSDWMEKTNFKINNADQAVRIDLLYKTKDLASAEKYFDSLQDSEKTAKTFGAILSCYCNEKAFDKASETFEKMKVLNYATTLNYNNMLALYHNMDQSEKVISLVEEMEEKHIAIDVYTYNLLINSYAAMKNFDAVEEVVEKMKSNNVELSLFTFGNLATIYVNCGLLEKANHFLEMMEKKDDHVKGFGVEASRTRMKLYSEMNDLSGVKRAWESLKSTDGHPSNTSYLSMLVALSKLGDQESLENIFKEWEMGCSHYDFRLPNVLLKFYLRRDMIEEATTLYDNLVSKGMERYLSTVVLFATLCIKKGQIDLALKYLETGMDKAKQKEKEFVLSEETIKLFLDYFDENFDEARAEKFVHCMRKIHGVESSVCDSLLSKIRASNRAIDS